The window ACCAATCTCCTCGGGGAAGACCCTCTCCTCGTCGACGTGACGCTGCGTGACCCCGTCGGCCACCTCTCGGCTCACGTCTCGGGCGGTCCTGGCGGGCACCTTCCGCGGGTCGAGCGTGTCGAGGGTTCAATCCCACAACGGGTTCGTCTGGAACACGCACGGACTGCGCCTACCGCTCGGACTGGCACCGGCTTCAACCCCACAACGGGTTCATCCGAAACCGTGCCCGAATCGGACACGTACAGTGTGCTACTGCCCGCCTAGCACTTATCATTTCCGTCGACCCGCAATCACCCCCGAACCCCCGGGGGGTCGACGGAAACGCGGCGCGACAGCACCCCGGAGCACCGACCGACCGAGATGCTCCCCAACTCGGCCGGTCGACCCCAGAACAGAACCACGGCACGCCCGAACGACGGCAGGTCGTCCAGTTCGCGCGGTCTGACCGGAGACCAGGAGTCGCCAGCGTCGGCGACGAGACCGCCTTCGAGAACAGCGCGAACTCCGTCTCCCGCGTCCCCAGCCGCTAGCGCACACGCTGAGTTGCCGTCGGCGAGCACCGGGCGCGCTCGGCGGTGTCCGTTGCGAGTGCCCTCAGTTCTTCGAGGAGGCGCGCGGCGTCGTCGTCGAGCGTCGCGTCACCGTCCAGCGCGGCCGCGACACCGCCGGCCTGCTCGGCGGCGGTGTCGTCGACATCACCGAGCACACCCTCTTCGAGTCCCCCACGGAGATACTCCGCGAACACCTCGGCCCGACCGTCGTCGGCACAGCTCGGTCGGTAGGTGGCGAGGTGGAGACGAGGGTCGTCGACGTCACCGTCGGGCGACAACGAGGCGTAGTCGATGTCGAGGCTAGGAGCGTCGCCGCGACCGGGGTCGTCGAGCGCGGGACCGGAGACGCCATCGACGGCGTCGGTGAGCGCCGGGCGCTGTCGGTACGTCGTCCGTGCCACCTCGACGACGTGTGTGATCGACAACCACGAGGCGGGAGTCGATCACTGCGCGAGCGTCGCCGAGCGCTCGCAGACGAGACGAGCGTGATCGCCTCCACGAGCGACTGGACGGGGCCGGTGTGGACCACGCGATCCACTCCCTCCACGGCGTCTACGACGACGATCCGACCGCTCGGGAGCCACAGGTCGACGTCGGCCCGTCGACTGTCGACGTGCCTGCGCCGGACGGCGACGATCACGACGCCTACCGCGAGCGGCTGGACGTGCCGACGTTCGACCCGAACGAGGGGGCACAGAAGGCTCACCTCTGGTACGTCACCGAGGAGCCGAGCGTGTTGCACGACCTCCTGTCTGTCCGGGTCGACAGCTGGGGACAGCTGAAGTCGTTGTTGGACGCGGGACACGTCGACGAACTGCTCTCGACTGACGCCCGCGACCGCATCCGGCGTCACGGCGCCGCGCTGGAGGCGTTCACGGAGGTGTACACCGTCGGCCGTGGCGAACCGATCGATCGGGAAGTGTTGAAACACAGCGGGGCCGTGTCTGACACCTTCATCGACGAGGTCAGCGAACTTGCCGAGCGCGTCGACGGCGACCCGAAGCGCGTGCTCGATGGGCTCCCCGGCGTGAACCACTTCCGCACCCAGAAGATCGAAGAACTCCGCGAGTACCTCCGCGAGGGGTGGTACCTCGACACTCGCAAGACGCACTCGTCCGAGGAGATCCGGATCGCTGTCGCAAACGCCTACGCCGACCACGGCCTGACGGGCCGGGAGGCGGACGCGGCCGCGCGACGGTTGTTGGAGCGAGTGGGCGGCACAGACTGACACAGATCACGGCCCCGTCTCCGCCACCGCTCGCTCCGCTCGCCGGCGGAGGATCGACTGGACACACTCCAGACGCTCTTGGACTTGGTCACGGATCTCCCTGTCCGGGAACCCACAGGTCGCTGCGGCGGCGTCGAGTCGCGCTGCGGTGACGTCGAACCGCCAGTCTGCCGGTAGTTCGGCGGCGACACGGGAGAGCACCTGCGTCTCCTCGAAGGAACGGTCCGTCTCGGCCACGTCGAACGCTGTCACGCCCGTGCGTGCCGTCGCAAGGTCTCGAAACAGGTTACGTCCCGTCGTGAGCCGTCGCCGAAGCTCGTCGCCTTCGTGGTCGAGGTCGATTCCCTCGGCGCGGGCGGCCAACACCGTCACGCCTACCGAGGCTCTCTGGGCGCGGTCTTCGAGGTTCCGGAGTGCCAGATACCGCCGTTTCGCCCGCACGCTTTGCGTCACGGCCGCGACGGAGACCGCCCGACACGAGTCACCTTCGACTACAGCCGCCGACGGAGCCGCGGGAGCCCCCGATCCATCTCCTCCCGAATCGCCACCAACTCCGCCGCGGTGTAGCGCCGCCGTCGAACGACCCCACCACCGTTCTCCCCCGCAGCGTCGGTGAAACACAGCCGGAGTTCCACGTCCCGCCCGTCCTCACGCTCGGCGAGCGCGGCGGCGTACACCCGCAGTTGCGGCCAGTGGGTCGCGGCCAAGTCGTCGACAGCGACCCCCTCGGTCGCGTCCGTCTTGTAGTCTAGGACGACGTACCGCTCGTCGGTCACGACCAGGAGGTCGATCTCGCCGACGATCCGGCCGGCGTCGAACCGGGCGGTCACCGGGAGCTCCGCGTGAACACTCGCCGGATCGACCCGTTCCAACAGGCGTTCGCGGGTCGCCAGCCCGCGGTCGGCGTGTTCGAGGATCGCGTCCACGTCGGCGTCGGTCGGGTCGCCGAGTCCGGTCGCGCGCCGGCGGGCGCTCTCGCGCCACTCCTCCCGTGGCGGGCGGTGCTCCAGCAGTTCGTGGACGGCCGTGCCGCGGTCGTTGGCGGCGAGGCCGAACGCCGAGTCGGTGTCCACCACGTCGTCCCCCTCACTCCCCTCTCCTCTACCGCTCCGTTCCACTTCGGGCGCGACAGCCTCGGCGTACGCCGTCGCCGTCGTCGCAACGGGCGGCGGAGAGGGGTCGACGGGCGCGACGTCGCGGCGCGGCACAGCCTCCTCCACCGTCCCGAAGTCGTCCGACCGACGCTCGCGCCAGTCCGTCGCCGGCGCCGGCGGGACGCGAACGGTGTAGTCGGCGTCGCCGAGCGAGCGGGTGACGGCGCCGTCGGCCTGGAGTGCGCGGAGAGTGTCGGCCGTCGCCGCGGCACGGGCGTCCGCTGCGGCGTCGTCTTCTTCGGGCTCCCGGAGACTGCCGTCACCTAGGAGGAGCGGCGCGAGCCAGTCCCGCCAGCGCCGCGCGTCGGCGTGTGGCTTCGGGTCGTCGAGAGCGCCCGCGAGGGGAGCGTCGTCGCTGCTGCCGTTGTCGCCGCCTCTGTCGTCGCCGCCGCCCACGTCGTCGACGGAGTGGTGCCCGGAAAGCAGGAGGTGATCCCGGGTTCGTGTGAGAGCGACGTACAACAGGCGTCGTTGCTCGGCACGTTCCCGCCGGCGGTCGCGTTCGCGCAGTCCACGGCGCGCCAACGTGCCGACGTGGTCGTAGCCGTCGCCCGGTGACGGCGCCTTGATCCCGACGAGCGGGACGGTTTCGGCGGTCGTGTCGCGGTCACCCGCTGTGCCGTCACCCGCTCCGCTGTCACCTGCTGTGGCCTCTGTCGCGTCCGCAGCGACCCGGTCGAGGTACAGCTTCCCGTCGTCGTCGACACTCGACCCGAACACGAACTCCCGGCCGACCTCGGGGACGACGACGACGGAGAACTCCAGCCCCTTCGCGGAGTGGATCGTCCGGAGTCGGACGCCGTCGGCGTCGTCCGGCACGCTCGCCTGGTCGGCGTGGGTCTCGACCGCCCGACGGTCCCGCACCCGGGTGAGCAACGCCGCGAGCGTCACCGCGCCGCCGTCGGCCCAGTCGCGCACCTGTTCGCGGAACTGTTCGACGTTCGCCACGGCCTGCCGCGGGCGTTCGCCGGCCGCGAGCGCACCGAGGTAGCCCGTCTCCGTCGACACCCGCGAGAGGAACTGTCCCCACGAGGGCGTGTCGACGCCGCGCTCGGGTTCCCCGCCTCCATCACCGAGCGCCATCCGCTCGCGCCAGTCGGCGATCCGGTCGCCGGCGGCCGCGAGTTCGTCGGTGACTGCCGTCTCGGGCTCGTCCGAATCCCCCGTCTCGGAGTCTCCCCGCTCGCCAGCCCGGATCGTCGCCCACAGCGACCCTTCACTCGCAGTCGGGGCCGCGAGGTCGTCGTCCGGGAGGCCGAACACGGGCGAGCGGAGGAGGCCGTACAGCGCGGTGTCGTCCGTCGGGTCCGCGAGCACCTCCAGCAGCCCGACGAGCGTCCGTACCTCCGGCGTCTGCCAGAAGCCCGTCCCGGACGCGACCGTGTACGGCACGTCGACGGCGTCCAGTGCCCGCTCGTACGCCGGGAGCCGGGTTCTAGCCCGCAGCAACACGGTCACGTCTTCGGGTCTGGCCGGCCGTTCGTCGCCCGTCTCCGGGTCCTCGACGGTCGGCGGCGACGCGAGTAGCCGGCTCAGCCGTGCCGCGACCGCCGCCGCCTCCCGCGTCGCCGTGTCGCCCAAGAACGGGAGCGCGTTGCCGTCGTCGAGGAAGCCGTCGCCGTGGAACCCGGGAACGTCGTCGTCCGGAACGAACAGGTACTCGACGGAGCCCGGGCGGTCGGGCTCGTCGCTGTCTTCGCTGTCGTCGTCGTCACCCCGCTCGCCCGACAACGCCTGTGGCGCCGCCTCGAAGGCGGCGCGCTCGTCGCCGGCGGGCGCGAACACCCGCTCGAACGCCTCGTTGCAGAACGCCCGCGGCCCGTCCAGCGTCCGGAAGTTCCCCGACAGTTCGAGGTCGGCGTGGTCCGTCTCCGCGTCGCCCGCTCCGGTCGAACCCGCGTCACCCCCGTCGACCGCGTTCGCGTCCGCGAGCGTCGCCCGCGCGTCGCCGAAGGTGGTCACGTCGGCGCCACGGAAGCGGTAGATCGACTGCTTCTCGTCGCCGACGAGAAAGAGGTTGGTGTCGAACGTCGGCGTCGCGTCCGGGTGGCCGAGCGCTGCCGGGTCGGCGCCGGCGAGGAGTTGGATCAGCTCCCACTGCTCGTCGTCCGTGTCCTGCATCTCGTCGACCATCACGTACTCGAACTGGTCGCAGACGGCCGCGCGGAACGCGGGCTCCTCGCGGAGGAGCGAGACCGTGTCGGTGACGAGGTCGTCGAAGTCCAACGCCGTCCGGTCCCGTTTGCGGGCGTCGTACGCCGACAACACGCGGTCCGTCACCCGGGCGAGCGCTCGGAGGTACGGCGCCGCGTCGCCGTCCGCGTGGCGCCCGCCGACGAACGGGGTCTCCGCGGGGTCGAGACGGTCGATCAGCGTCTTCCCCGCCGTCTCCAACTGCTCTTGTGTCGCCTCGTGGGCGCTCCAGGTGCTCTTGGCCCCGCGGTAGTAGTGGACCGACCGTCCGGTGTACGGGTCGCCGTTTCCGGTCGTCAGCCTGTCACACAGCCTGTCGAGCGCGAGCTGCCAGTCGCGGCCCGACGCGGTGCCGTCGGCGACGTCGGTCTCCCGACAGACGGACTCGACCGTCCGGACGAACTCCGCGCCGTCGTCCGAGTCGGGGTCGATCCCGAGCGCCGCGGGGTCGATGTCGGTGATCGTCGCCAGCGCCGACTGGACGGCGTCGTCGGTCAGTCGCGCCCGCGCCTCGGCGACCGAGACGGGGTACAGCGCCCGCCAGGCCGCGTCGGCGTGGGCACCGGCGTCGGCGTCCCGCCAGCGGTCGACCCACGCACGGCTCTCCGGCCGGGACTCCAACAGTCCGACGAGCACCGTCTCCAGCTCCGACCGACTCCAGAGACGGCCGAGTCGCGTCAGGTCGCCGTGTCGGTCGTCGTCGGGGTCGAGCATCTCCGTGACGCTCGTGCGGACCGTCTGGCGGGCCAACACTCCCGCGTCGCTCTCGTCTAGCGTCTCTGCCGAGGGGTTCACCCCCGCGGCGACGGCGAAC of the Halobaculum sp. MBLA0143 genome contains:
- a CDS encoding UvrD-helicase domain-containing protein; the protein is MSDSDPASATDADETTAATGTGDGEEPFSLTDEQRAATATEAHVAVTAGAGTGKTTTLTRRYLKLLGDGVDPREILTITFTNDAAGELRERVRAAVDDELDAAIAGDGRGDGDTGGRADTDRADYDHWRAAADAMGDAYVHTIHESCARLRSEFAVAAGVNPSAETLDESDAGVLARQTVRTSVTEMLDPDDDRHGDLTRLGRLWSRSELETVLVGLLESRPESRAWVDRWRDADAGAHADAAWRALYPVSVAEARARLTDDAVQSALATITDIDPAALGIDPDSDDGAEFVRTVESVCRETDVADGTASGRDWQLALDRLCDRLTTGNGDPYTGRSVHYYRGAKSTWSAHEATQEQLETAGKTLIDRLDPAETPFVGGRHADGDAAPYLRALARVTDRVLSAYDARKRDRTALDFDDLVTDTVSLLREEPAFRAAVCDQFEYVMVDEMQDTDDEQWELIQLLAGADPAALGHPDATPTFDTNLFLVGDEKQSIYRFRGADVTTFGDARATLADANAVDGGDAGSTGAGDAETDHADLELSGNFRTLDGPRAFCNEAFERVFAPAGDERAAFEAAPQALSGERGDDDDSEDSDEPDRPGSVEYLFVPDDDVPGFHGDGFLDDGNALPFLGDTATREAAAVAARLSRLLASPPTVEDPETGDERPARPEDVTVLLRARTRLPAYERALDAVDVPYTVASGTGFWQTPEVRTLVGLLEVLADPTDDTALYGLLRSPVFGLPDDDLAAPTASEGSLWATIRAGERGDSETGDSDEPETAVTDELAAAGDRIADWRERMALGDGGGEPERGVDTPSWGQFLSRVSTETGYLGALAAGERPRQAVANVEQFREQVRDWADGGAVTLAALLTRVRDRRAVETHADQASVPDDADGVRLRTIHSAKGLEFSVVVVPEVGREFVFGSSVDDDGKLYLDRVAADATEATAGDSGAGDGTAGDRDTTAETVPLVGIKAPSPGDGYDHVGTLARRGLRERDRRRERAEQRRLLYVALTRTRDHLLLSGHHSVDDVGGGDDRGGDNGSSDDAPLAGALDDPKPHADARRWRDWLAPLLLGDGSLREPEEDDAAADARAAATADTLRALQADGAVTRSLGDADYTVRVPPAPATDWRERRSDDFGTVEEAVPRRDVAPVDPSPPPVATTATAYAEAVAPEVERSGRGEGSEGDDVVDTDSAFGLAANDRGTAVHELLEHRPPREEWRESARRRATGLGDPTDADVDAILEHADRGLATRERLLERVDPASVHAELPVTARFDAGRIVGEIDLLVVTDERYVVLDYKTDATEGVAVDDLAATHWPQLRVYAAALAEREDGRDVELRLCFTDAAGENGGGVVRRRRYTAAELVAIREEMDRGLPRLRRRL